The Humulus lupulus chromosome 3, drHumLupu1.1, whole genome shotgun sequence genome window below encodes:
- the LOC133825269 gene encoding uncharacterized protein LOC133825269, translating into MKKDRLPVYQPPIPYPQRFQKKKLDEQFAKFLEIFKQIHINIPFADALEQMPNYVKFMKEVMSKKRRLEDFETVKLTEECSAILQKKLPQKVKDPGSFTIPCTIGGSSFDKALCDLGASINLMPLSVFKKLGVGEVKPTTITLQLADRSLTYPRGVIEDVLVKVDKFIFPADFVVLDMEEHHESPLFLVVHSWLLEELLLMYKVVI; encoded by the coding sequence ATGAAGAAAGATAGACTTCCAGTGTATCAACCTCCCATTCCATACCCTCAACGATTTCAGAAGAAGAAATTAGATGAACAGTTTGCAAAGTTTCTAGAAATCTTCAAACaaattcacataaacattcccTTTGCAGATGCTCTTGAGCAAATGCCtaattatgtgaaattcatgaaagaaGTTATGTctaagaaaagaagattagaagACTTTGAAACTGTGAAGTTAACAGAGGAATGCAGTGCCATCCTACAGAAGAAGTTGCCTCAAAAGGTGAAAGATCCGGGTAGCTTTACTATACCATGCACTATTGGAGGGTCGTCCTTTGATAAGGCTTTGTGTGATCTTGGAGCGAGTATAAATCTGATGCcactttcagttttcaagaaattgGGGGTAGGAGAGGTGAAGCCCACAACCATCACTCTTCAATTAGCAGATCGGTCACTTACTTATCCTAGGGGAGTGATTGAAGACGTATTGGTTAAGGTGGACAAATTTATTTTTCCCGCTGATTTCGTGGTTTTGGATATGGAGGAGCACCATGAATCCCCATTATTCTTGGTCGTCCATTCTTGGCTACTGGAAGAGCTCTTATTGATGTACAAGGTGGTCATTTGA